The Pseudodesulfovibrio cashew genomic sequence CGTCGAAGCGGCTGGCCGGAAGACGGCGGACGCGATGATCCGGCTGTTCGGGCCGCTGATGCGGACGATGCCGACCCCGCCGTCTCCGGGTGGAGTGGCGATGGCCGCAATGGTGTCCTTGGCGAGTTTGGGATCGGGCATGGGTGGGTAATACAGGAAGGCTTTTTGAAAGAAAAGCAGAGAAGGGACGCCTTCGGGACCGACCGTCTACTCCGCGCCCTGTCTCCGCTGGAAAAAGCCCATGTTCCCCTCTGCCCGGAGAACGGCGTCCATCCCGGCCCCGGCGAGAATTGCCAGCACCTCCTCACTTGTCCGGCAGACGACCTCTCCCTTGCGCTCCCACATCCGCAGGTAGCGATCCGACCAACGCCCCGAGAGATGCAGCGTGGTGAAGCCCGCCTGCCCGGAAGGTCCGAGCACCCGCCGGACCTCGGCGAGCATGCCCTCGGGCTCGGGCAGAACGTGAAGCATGTTCATGGACATGACCGTGCCGAAGGCCTCGTCACGGAACGGGAGCGCCATGACGTCCGCCTGAAGCAGGACGATGTTCTCGCCGGTCATCCCCTCCGCCAGCAGCCGCTGACGGGCTTTCCTGAGCAGGGTCAGGGACTGGTCCGCCAACACAACGGGGCGGCTACACCGGGCGTAGGCACCGGCGGTGAAAGCCAGCGAACCGCACCCGGCGTCCAGGAACCATCCCTCGCCCCCGGAGAGAAGGATTTCGCAGAACCGGTCCAGCCCGGCTGTCCGGTATCCCCACATCAGGCGGTTGTATATCGGGTTGCAGGCCACGGCGTCGTAAAAGGCGAGCGCGCCGTGATCATCATAGGAATTGGCAGAGCCCAGGGGCAGCACGGTCAGAATGCCGGGCTCCACCTCTCTGGCGGGAATACTCGGGTGCAGCAGGCCGGTAAAAGATGCGGTCTCCGTCACGGGGTTCCTCCTTGCCGGACAGTGGTGACATCGACCGCATACGACACATGAGGCCCTTTAACAAGAAATCAGCGAACAAAATTTCCCGGTCAATCGCAGGCCTTTTGGGGCGCTCCCACACACTTCCGAAGAACCGGGTCCCACGCCTGGCACTCATGGGGGCACTTTTGCGGCTGCTCCCAGCCCGGACACGAGAACTCCCCCTTGGCCGAGCATCCGGCATCCGGGCAGGCCTTAAGGTTGTCCCGGCACTGCTTGTAGCAGGCTACGGCGCGGGTGCCCTCCTGCCCCTGACAACTGCTAACGCAGGAGCGGTAGGCCGCATAGCAGCTTGCGGGCAGGGTCGCCTGGAAGGCTTCTTCGCAACAGGAGGTGCATTGATTTTCGCCGGGGAGGCAACCCAGCAGGCAATCGGCAAAAGTCCCGGACTCGGCGGACGCCTTGACGGGACCGGCAAGGACAAAGGCCATGACGAGCATGGCGGCCACAGCCATGAATTTCGGCGACGGACGCATGACGAGCACTCCTTTTTTCTTCCCCATAGCACGGCGGCGCAGGAAAGGCATGCGCAAAAGAAGGAATCACGTCCGAAACGATGGGAGCGTCCAATTATCAGTTGGAGGCCAGAGGGCCGTCCGCCGCATGCAGAAGTTTTTCCTCCTGACAGTAGCCGCCCATGAGTTCGAGAAAACGGCTCAAGGCGGGAGAGAGCGGCCCGTCGCGCCAGGCGAGCATGACGATACCTTTTCGCACGGCCCCCTCCCATTCAAAAGGCACAAGGCGGACCTGGGTGGGACAGACCTCGTGCATGCGCTCGGGCACGAACCCGACGCCCATGCCCGCAGCGACCAGGGCGAGCTTGGTGTGGTGGGTCTTGGCCTCCTGCACCACGCACGGCGACACGCCGAACTGCCGGAACCGGTTCATCATCAGGTCATAGCTGGCCGGATAGTGACGACGAGAGAACATGATGAACGGCTCGCCGTCCAGATCCTTCCAGCGTCCGATGCCGCGTGCGGCCACCGGATCGTCCCGGTGCACGGCCAGATAATAGTCGTCGTAATAGAAAAGGCGACTGGCCAGCCAAGGCTCCCGGGCATACCAGTCGTGGCAGATGCCGACGTCCAGCTCGCCCTCGTGGAGCGCCTTGGCCTGGTTGAAGGAATCCATCTCCCGGATGTCGAGAATAATGCCGGGATACTGTTTGCGAAAATCGGTCAGCGCGTCGGGGAAAGGCGTCTGAATGGAGGAATTGAGGAAGCCGATGCGCAACAGGCCTACCTCGCCACGCGAGACCATGCGGGCGTTTTCCACCCCCTGAGTCAAGCCGTCCAGCGCGCTCCGGGCCGTAGCCAGGAAGCTCTCGCCCTCGGCGGTGAGCCGAACCCGCTTGTTGGTGCGATCGAAGAGCCTGATCTCCAGCTCCTCCTCCAGCTTCTTGATCTGCTGGGAGAGAGGCGGCTGGGCGATATGGCACCGCTCGGCCGCGCGAGTGAAATTCAACTCCTCGGCCACGGCGATGAAATACCGAAGCTGTCGCAACTCCATGTCCGCCCTCCATCATACTTAAGAAGTATCGTCAGTGAATTGAATATATATTGTACATATCATCATTCAGACGCATATGTAAGGGTTCATCCACTGAAAAATTCCGGAGGAACAGAAAAGGAGGCCTCATGAACAGGCAATGCGGGCAATGCGGCTCAGGCCGAGACGGCGTCGGAAATCTCCCGGAACTGTGCCACCACATCAAGGAATTTCCGCAGCAGGACACTCTCGTTTTTCTTTTTCCAAAGGGCTGTGATCTCCCATTGCGGGAGGTCGCCGTCCAGGGGGCGGAAGACCACGCCGGAGCGCCGGTCGCCTGCGCTGGAGGCAGGAACCAGAGCGCAGCCCAGGCCTGTGGCCACCAACGCCACGGTGGACTGCTCGGTGTTCACCTCCTGGACGATGCTGGGCATGAACCCGGCCTTGTGAAAGGAGCCGATGAGCGAGCGGTACAGGGCGGGCTGGGCGATACGCTGATTGAAGATGAGCGGTTCGTCCTCCAGGTCGGTGATGTCGATTCGTTCGCGGCTGGTAAAGGCGTGGCCTTCGGGCACGGCAAGGACATAGGGCTCGCGCAGGAAAAGCAGCGTGTCGAGCCCGCGCGTGTCGTGGCCGAAGAGCCGGACAAAGGCGATGTCCAGCCGGTCGCCACGCAGCATGGGCAGTTGTTCTGTGGTGGACTGGGCCGAGAAGTCCAGCCGGATGTTGGGATTCTGCTCGCGGAAGGCGCGGATGGCCTTGGGCAGTTTGGACAGCGACGCCGGGCCGATGAACCCGACCCGGAGCTGCCCCTCCAGTCCCTGGGCCATGTCCTGGACGCAGTTTACCGCCTCTTCGAGCCGGTCCCGGATATCCCGACAACGGCGCAGGAACTCGGTGCCCTCCGGGGTGAGGGAGACCTTGCGGCTGGTCCGTTCCAGGAGCGTCACCCCCAGCTCCTCCTCAAGGCGCTTGATCTGCTGGGAGAGTGGCGGCTGGGCAATGTGGCACCGTTCGGCGGCTCGGCCGAAGTGCAGTTCCTCTGCCACGGCGATGAAATACTTGAGTTGTCTGAGTTCCATCATTCAGATGTAACAGATATCAATCTTCGTGTAAATATGTATTGGACATATCAATGTGCAGAAAATAGCGTCGGGCGCACACGATAAAGGAGGTTCGTCATGCAGGGTTTTTCGATGTTTCGATGCGTGTTGGTTGTGGCGATGACCGTCATGCTGCTGGCCGTAAGCAATGCCTTGGCCGCACCCGGAGGCAAGAGCGCGCCCATGGGTCATGTCCTCTGCCGGGTGATGCCCACCGCTGTGGGACTGGTCCTGGACAAGCGGGGTAACCTGTACACCGCCGACAGGGACACCGGGTGCGTATACTGCCTGACGCCGAGTTCCGGCACGGTGCTGTTGGCCCGGGTGCCGGGAGAACCCCGCGTCCTGGCCGTGGATCGTTTACGCACCGTGTATGTCGGGACCGGCGAAGGCGCGGTTTATGCGGTCTCCCTTGCCGGCGAGGTCGGCGAGGTCTGCCGGTTCGGGACCGGCGTGGTAGGGATGGTAGTGGACCGGGATGGCGGACTGGCCGTGGTCCTCGCAAACGGAGCGGTCATGCGGGTTGACAGGGAGCGCTTTCGCATGCAGTGAAATCCCTAATGCGGCGCAAAAAAAGGGCCGATAAGAAAGGCATGCAGCGTTTCATCTGGATCATAGGACTGGCGGGACTCGTGGGATACGCCATGGCCGCGGCGGCATTGCTGTTCGCCGGGTCCGGTTGGTGCGGCCTGCTCGGCACGGCCATGGTGGCGTTTGCGGTGGGATTTGCCGTCTTTCTCGCCCGACTGGTGATCGAGGGCCGCCCTTCGGGAACCGGTCGGGGATGGCGAAGCCTGCTCGCCCCGTGGCTGTTCCGGCCGCGTCGCCGCGATTGCCTCGGACGGCCTAGAAATTGAGATCGTGGGTTTTCTTGGCCTGCCCTCCCGAGGGCTTGGCGCTGCCCCCGGCCATGACCCGGGGTTCGGCCTGCTTGAGCAACTTGCTGGCCTCTGCGTTGAGCGGATTACGATCCAGTGCGGCCTTGGCGTTGTTGTAGACCTCTCCCCAGTCCCGTTTGGCCAGGTGAAGTTTGGCCGCCCGCACGTAGAGATTTTCGCTCACGCCCAGGTAGCGCATGCAGTTCTGAATGGCGTCCAGCCCCTTTTCCGTCTCCCCCAACCCTTCATAACAGGCAATCAGCGCGTTGTGGGCGCGGATGTCACTCATGGATATTTCCAGGGCCTTGGTCAGGTACTCGACGGCTTCCTGAAACATGCCGAACTGGGTCATGCGGTTGCCGATGTCCGAATCTATGCCCTCAATATCCTGGAAGTGCTCGGAAATCTTCCGGTAAAGCTTTCGAGCTTCGAGTTGATCGCCTGCCTGGACCAGCTTGCCCGCCTTGATCAGGTTATCGTCGAGAACCTGGTAGCGGTTGCGCTGCTTTGTCGTACGGGCCTTGTCCATGGCCTCCTTCAGCTTCTTGTGAAGGCGCATCAAGGTGAGATAAAAATCCTTTTCCTTGCCCCGCTGGTACTTGAGCCCGGCCGGAAAGAGCTTCTCGATCATGGGCATCTTGTTCAGATCTCGCATGGCCTCGTCCAGGTGGGCGTAGATCTCGAACTTCTCCGCCCCGAACACCGGACTGGTGAGCATATTCTTGAGCGCGCTGGCCAGACAGGAGAGCGTCCTGAGATAGTCGTTCTTCCTGGCGTAGGCTCGCGCGCGGGCGATATCTTCCCTGATGTCCTTGGCGGTGGCTTTGGGCATGGCTTCGTTTTTTCGATGGTTGTAACAGTATTGTTAAGCGCAAATTAATACAGGGCGAAGGTTTTCGCAAGCCGATTGGCGAATTGGCCCATTTTCCGAGAGGATAGGAGGCCGGGATAAGCGGATGGCACCCGTTCCGGGGTGACGATTCCGCGTGGCCGTTTCCTTTTTCCCATTCCGCCATTGACGCGAAAGCGTCCACCGTATAGCGTACATTCCCAATCTTTTCCGTTGCGCCAACAGGTTGCCGCAACTGGATATTCACGCCACCAACAGAACGAACCGGAGCCCAGTTGAACGTATATCTCGCCGTCATCCTCGCTTCTCTCGCCCTCTCATGGCTCCTCGGTGTGCTGTCTAACTTTCTCACTACCAGGGCCATGACACCCGAGCCGCCTGAAGAATTCGCGGACATCTACGACGCCGGGGGCTATGCCGATTCCCAGGCCTATGCCAAGGCGAACATGCGCTTTTCCAATGTGGCGGACACGGCCTCCACCCTGGTCTCCTTTGCCGTCATCCTGCTCGGCGGCTTCAACTGGCTGGACGTCGCAATGCGCTCCCTCGGGTACTCGCCGCTGATCACCGGGTTGCTCTACATCGGCACCCTCAGCCTGGCCAGCTATGCCCTGAGCCTGCCCTTCGAAATATACCACACCTTCGTGCTGGAGAACCGCTTCGGCTTCAACAAGACCACAGCGGGCACCTTCGTGGCCGACCGGGTGAAGGGGTTGGTGCTCACAGCGCTGCTTGGCGGCGGGCTGTTGGCCGGAGTGCTCTTCTTCTTTGAGCGCACCGGGGACTCGGCCTGGCTCTGGTGCTGGGGCATGGCCTCGCTCTTCAGCCTGGGGCTGACCTATGTGGCCCCCACCTGGATACTGCCGCTCTTCAACAAGTTCACGCCCCTGGAAGACGGGGAGCTGCGCACCGCCCTGGAGAATTACGCAGCAGGGGCGGACTTCGAGCTGGAGGGCATCTTCGTCATGGACGGCTCCAAGCGCTCCACCAAGGGCAACGCCTTTTTCACCGGATTCGGCAGGCGCAAGCGCATCGCCCTGTTCGACACCCTGATCAGGGAGCAGTCCCCGGAGGAAATCCGGGCCGTGCTCGCCCATGAGGTCGGCCACTCCAAGCGCGGGCACATCCGCAAACGGCTGCTGGTAGGCATCGTCAGGACCGGGGCGGTCTTCTACCTCATGTCCCTGTTCATGGATTCACCCGGCCTGTTCGCCGCTTTCGGCATGGAGCAACCCTCCCTCTACGCGGGGTTGGTCTTCTTCATCCTGCTCTACACTCCCCTGTCGCTGGTCCTCTCCGTGGCGGGCAACTACGTCTCCCGCAAGCATGAATTCGAGGCGGACGAGTTCGCGGCCAGAACCACGGGAGCGCCGCAGGCCATGGTCTCCGCCCTGAAAAAGCTCTCGGCCAGCAACCTGAGCAACCTCACCCCGCACCCTCTGACCGTATGGCTCGACTACAGCCACCCCCCGGTGCTGGCGAGGGTCCGCGCCCTGAATGCGCTGAGCTAGGTCGTAAAGCCAACCATCCGCGCCGCCAGGTCGAAGGCACGACGGCCCCCCACGGCACTTGGGTAACACCCATGGCGCAACCTGAGGTGCAACGCCCCCCCGCTCGCATTGGCATATACGATCCCGCCGCGAACTCGGGACCACATCCTGTTTTAGATACGCCCATGTCGCATCGCTCATATTTTTCTGTTAAGTTGGGACAAACCGAGTGCTCTACCCGACGAGGTTCGACATGAAGGAAGTCCCTTTCGATCCGGAAAACAACTGTTTCATGAAACGGTTGCGTTGCGTACCCGCCTTTGACGCCCTGCCCGACGACCATATCCGCCTGGCCATGAACGCCGCATCCCTCCGCCGCTACGACCCGGGCGAGGTGATCATGGGCGACGGTGTGTGTGAACGGCAGGTCCACTTTCTCATTGCCGGAGAGGTGGAGGTGAGCGGGATCGGCGAGGAGCCCTACCGTCTGGACCGGTTGGGGGATGTATTCGGCGAGGTCTCGGTGGAAGACGGGTGCTCATGTTCGAGCCGAGTCACGGCACTTCGCCGGTCGCTGGTGGTGGCCTTTGACGAAGACGCCCTCGGAGCCATGGGCGACGTGGGCAAGATTTTCACCCAGGCGATCATCTACAGAATATTTGCCGAGGTTCTGGCCATGCGCCTCAAGGAGGCGGACCGGAGAATCGCCAAGCTCCAGGCCGAACTTGACGATCTGCGCAACTGATCCCCCTGCCGGGAGGACGCGTCGAGTCTCCTGGCCTCCCCTTGCCATCATGGCCCGTCACTCCTCCGTGGGGCCAAAGCCAACAAACAAAGGCGGCGCACCCGAACAGGATGCGCCGCCGTTTTAATCTCGCTCCAGGAATCGCTTAGAAGCGCTCGTACTCGTCCTCGCCATCGGCCGTGATAGCCTGACGCATGATGGGCTTGGGCTCGGTGTGCGGCGCGCCGTGAGCTGCCGACACGGCCGGAAGCTGCCGTTGGGCGGGCCGGCCGACCACCTTGACGCCTCCCCGCATGGACGGGTCCGTGCGATGGGCCGCGACCCGGAAGAAGTCCATGGTCTGCTGCAACTGAACTGCCTGGCTGGACAGCTCCTGGGAGGTGGCGGACAGTTCCTCGGAGAAGGAGGCGTTCTTCTGGACCACCACGTCAAGGTGCTGGATGGAGGTGGTAATCTGTTGGGAGGAGTCGTGCTGCTCGCGACTGGCCGCGGCGACTTCCTGAACCAGCTCCTCGTTGTGCTGGATGTCCTGCACGATCTGCTCGAGCATGGAACCGGCCTTTTCCGCCACCTGCAGGCTGTTGCCGGTCAGCTCGCTGATCTCGGCGGCGGCCACGCCGCTGCGTTCGGCCAGCTTGCGGACTTCGGCGGCGACAACGGCGAAGCCCTTGCCGTGCTCTCCTGCGCGGGCGGCCTCAATGGCCGCGTTCAGGGCCAGCAGGTTGGTCTGGCGGGCGATCTCCTCGATGATGGAGGTGCGGTCCGCGATGTCCCGCATGGCGGAGACGGTCTGCTTGACGGCCTCGCCGCCTTCCTGGGCGTCCCGGGCCGTACGCACCGCGATGTCGCGGGTCTTCTGGGCGGTCTCCATATTGTGCTTGATATTCTCGGCCATCATTTCCATGGAGGCGGAAATCTCCTCCACGCTGGCGGCCTGCTCCACGGAACCTTCGCTCATCTGCTCGGCGGAGGCGGCGATCTCCTCGCTGCCCGCGGCGACCATCTCGGCAGCGGACTTGACGTTGTGGACCACGCCGCGCAGGGCGTCGACCATGGAGCCGAGGGAACGCATGAGCCGTCCCAGTTCGTTGGGAGACTTGGAGTCGATGTC encodes the following:
- a CDS encoding LysR family transcriptional regulator — its product is MELRQLRYFIAVAEELNFTRAAERCHIAQPPLSQQIKKLEEELEIRLFDRTNKRVRLTAEGESFLATARSALDGLTQGVENARMVSRGEVGLLRIGFLNSSIQTPFPDALTDFRKQYPGIILDIREMDSFNQAKALHEGELDVGICHDWYAREPWLASRLFYYDDYYLAVHRDDPVAARGIGRWKDLDGEPFIMFSRRHYPASYDLMMNRFRQFGVSPCVVQEAKTHHTKLALVAAGMGVGFVPERMHEVCPTQVRLVPFEWEGAVRKGIVMLAWRDGPLSPALSRFLELMGGYCQEEKLLHAADGPLASN
- a CDS encoding M48 family metallopeptidase → MNVYLAVILASLALSWLLGVLSNFLTTRAMTPEPPEEFADIYDAGGYADSQAYAKANMRFSNVADTASTLVSFAVILLGGFNWLDVAMRSLGYSPLITGLLYIGTLSLASYALSLPFEIYHTFVLENRFGFNKTTAGTFVADRVKGLVLTALLGGGLLAGVLFFFERTGDSAWLWCWGMASLFSLGLTYVAPTWILPLFNKFTPLEDGELRTALENYAAGADFELEGIFVMDGSKRSTKGNAFFTGFGRRKRIALFDTLIREQSPEEIRAVLAHEVGHSKRGHIRKRLLVGIVRTGAVFYLMSLFMDSPGLFAAFGMEQPSLYAGLVFFILLYTPLSLVLSVAGNYVSRKHEFEADEFAARTTGAPQAMVSALKKLSASNLSNLTPHPLTVWLDYSHPPVLARVRALNALS
- a CDS encoding Crp/Fnr family transcriptional regulator — translated: MKEVPFDPENNCFMKRLRCVPAFDALPDDHIRLAMNAASLRRYDPGEVIMGDGVCERQVHFLIAGEVEVSGIGEEPYRLDRLGDVFGEVSVEDGCSCSSRVTALRRSLVVAFDEDALGAMGDVGKIFTQAIIYRIFAEVLAMRLKEADRRIAKLQAELDDLRN
- a CDS encoding LysR substrate-binding domain-containing protein, whose amino-acid sequence is MMELRQLKYFIAVAEELHFGRAAERCHIAQPPLSQQIKRLEEELGVTLLERTSRKVSLTPEGTEFLRRCRDIRDRLEEAVNCVQDMAQGLEGQLRVGFIGPASLSKLPKAIRAFREQNPNIRLDFSAQSTTEQLPMLRGDRLDIAFVRLFGHDTRGLDTLLFLREPYVLAVPEGHAFTSRERIDITDLEDEPLIFNQRIAQPALYRSLIGSFHKAGFMPSIVQEVNTEQSTVALVATGLGCALVPASSAGDRRSGVVFRPLDGDLPQWEITALWKKKNESVLLRKFLDVVAQFREISDAVSA
- a CDS encoding class I SAM-dependent methyltransferase, whose amino-acid sequence is MTETASFTGLLHPSIPAREVEPGILTVLPLGSANSYDDHGALAFYDAVACNPIYNRLMWGYRTAGLDRFCEILLSGGEGWFLDAGCGSLAFTAGAYARCSRPVVLADQSLTLLRKARQRLLAEGMTGENIVLLQADVMALPFRDEAFGTVMSMNMLHVLPEPEGMLAEVRRVLGPSGQAGFTTLHLSGRWSDRYLRMWERKGEVVCRTSEEVLAILAGAGMDAVLRAEGNMGFFQRRQGAE